The Lonchura striata isolate bLonStr1 chromosome Z, bLonStr1.mat, whole genome shotgun sequence genome window below encodes:
- the LOC144248321 gene encoding uncharacterized protein LOC144248321, producing the protein MTARNNRPSMYTHPGLSVLERLPKIPNQLGKLQEAQVKKSQTDIRVSRRASPRLHRLCDPAARGRKAPFAASSTSGCSSLKKIAYLAGCRHLVLVRLRVWEQTPNGTRPAALPLPLRGFFVLTAVFLCTRMAARTSFTQKEQQKMSHCAQLVAATLSILLWLHVADGWVVPQPKENVWITLAKSLQQDNLCLAMGNVDNPLSTCLVGVPLVADDWPVSNSDLLRTTGRRPNPVDTWDEWTKILPNSKEEPQELDLLGSSTARYCVKFYYRRPSQNWHGIDLAKNTYRKDVTPISKKYNSQTWCNYTSQVISVSSTHPKTLPRGMFLICGDRVWSGIPSRLQGGPCSLGKLATLTPNRTQILDWKKERQLARTKRSYAQFDENCDSEIYDWGKTKRVAVSIFLPWYAAAKALGELSHLECWISKHANASSAALSDLLADQQTTRQATLQNRAAIDFLLLAHGHSCEDFEGLCCFNLTSRSTSIQANIQRIRTEVQDIKTETSAVDPVHKLLMQWGIPGWAASILKGLFWIFIIILLISVALTIFKKTLTKTLANIYLINKNGGDVGGDLGNCPPELPWEVTGV; encoded by the exons ATGACAGCAAGAAATAACAGGCCTTCCATGTACACACATCCAGGTCTGTCTGTCCTAGAAAGGCTGCCAAAAATCCCCAATCAACTGGGCAAGCTCCAGGAAGCCCAGGTGAAAAAGAgccaaactgacatca GAGTCAGCCGCAGAGCGTCTCCTCGGCTGCATCGGCTCTGTGATCCGGCTGCCCGAGGACGAAAAGCGCCGTTCGCCGCCAGTTCCACGAGCGGCTGCTCTTCGTTGAAGAAGATCGCCTACCTCgcgggctgcagacacctcgtCCTGGTTCGACTTCGAGTTTGGGAGCAGACTCCGAACGGGACGAGACCTGCAGCGCTTCCTCTCCCCCTCAGAGGCTTTTTCGTTTTGACAGCGGTCTTTTTGTG tacTAGGATGGCTGCCAGAACATCATTCACCCAAAAGGAACAACAGAAGATGTCCCACTGCGCCCAGCTGGTTGCAGCCACGctttccatcctcctgtggctgcatgTAGCAGATGGCTGGGTGGTACCACAGCCGAAAGAAAATGTCTGGATCACGCTggcaaagtccttgcagcaggataacCTATGTCTGGCCATGGGCAACGTGGACAATCCCCTGTCCACTTGCCTGGTAGGGGTCCCCTTGGTAGCTGATGATTGGCCGGTATCCAATTCCGACCTGCTCCGAACCACGGGTAGGAGGCCTAACCCGGTCGATACTTGGGATGAGTGGACCAAAATTTTGcccaacagcaaagaggaaccCCAAGAATTGGACTTACTGGGGTCCTCCACAGCTAGATATTGTGTCAAATTCTATTATAGGAGGCCAAGTCAAAATTGGCACGGAATTGACTTGGCCAAAAACACATACCGGAAAGATGTAACACctatcagtaaaaaatataacagcCAAACCTGGTGCAATTATACTAGCCAGGTGATTTCGGTTTCATCCACTCATCCCAAGACATTGCCCAGGGggatgtttcttatctgtggggacagagtatgGTCGGGAATTCCATCTCGGCTCCAGGGAGGCCCATGCAGCCTTGGCAAGCTTGCTACCCTCACTCCAAACAGAACTCAAATTCTagattggaaaaaagaaagacaattggCACGCACCAAAAGATCATATGCTCAATTCGACGAAAATTGTGACTCCGAAATTTAcgattggggaaaaacaaagagggtcGCTGTatccatctttttaccatggtaTGCAGCAGCTAAGGCCCTcggtgagctttctcacctAGAGTGTTGGATAAGTAAGCATGCCAACGCCTCGTCTGCCGCCCTCTCCGATCTTCTGGCAGACCAGCAAACCACCAGGCAAGCCACATTACAAAACAGAGCggctattgatttcctgctgctcgcccatggccacagctgcgaGGACTTCGAAGGATTGTGTTGCTTCAATTTAACATCACGGAGCACTTCCATCCAAGCCAACATCCAGCGGATCCGGACCGAAGTACAGGACATCAAAACGGAAACTTCGGCTGTGGACCCCGTCCACAAACTATTGATGCAGTGGGGCATTCCCGGGTGGGCAGcctccattttaaaaggactcttttggattttcatAATTATCCTTCTCATTTCAGTTGCCTTAACCATCTTCAAAAAGACGCTTACCAAGactttggcaaatatttatttaattaacaagaacgggggagatgtgggaggggacttgggaaactgtccccccgaattaccctgggaggtgacaggcgtgtag